In Zygosaccharomyces rouxii strain CBS732 chromosome F complete sequence, a single window of DNA contains:
- the DBP7 gene encoding putative ATP-dependent RNA helicase (similar to uniprot|P36120 Saccharomyces cerevisiae YKR024C DBP7 Putative ATP-dependent RNA helicase of the DEAD-box family involved in ribosomal biogenesis) yields the protein MRCDELNEILPCIYLLQQELIASEKDKSRAFLVNMSDDDGMLLNFSTNESGAGDSKPSSTKVTGGRWKDRRKMKMMMEGRPNKKRKINQPAATADADADASGKGGNTDDANNAKESTGEKVVEFRNSGKSNNANSNNGQVVSSLFTSNREISTAVNTNERDDSTEQAPSNAPLSGDSFEDLGIKGALLSHLKEKMKIQKPTSIQKLVLSHLLSQWTGQNDDLFINAQTGSGKTLAFLLPIFARILDMQTRVDRKSGCFALIVAPTRELASQIYSVASMISNCCHYLVPCLLIGGERKKSEKARLRKGCNFIVGTPGRVLDHLQNTKVIREQFSQSLRYVVLDEGDKLMELGFEETITEILKIVHDFPLDNSIFPSLPSRIVHVLCSATLKGGVKKLGDVALQNYKLLSNRQIEGSSTASEVPDQLLQKIAIVPPKLRLVTLAGSLDTITKSHKGSESTCRTMVFLSCSDSVEFHFQAFSSSDEHHRNLVGDTVRLLTKGNRILPSFTAGGDPETIFYKLHGSLSQPMRTATLEHFSRDDEASKGKHKIMFCTDVASRGLDLPHVGTVIEVDPPFSTEDHLHRIGRTARAGQSGEALLFLLPGEEEGYLDCIKRFHPKGWKLLKYDKDILQPVFQSMSVNRSDREGKSKKEEDPWDSNVTTWHLNVERRMLEDQTLKSIAVKGFTSHIRAYATHIAAEKPFFNVKCLHLGHLAKSFALRERPKSLAQQSSKDGAKQTAENKKNTAKMGSKDKMFHMARLAVKQSASEFNY from the coding sequence atgcgatgcgatgagctaaatgaaattttacctTGTATCTACTTACTACAACAAGAGCTCATCGCTAGCGAAAAGGACAAATCTAGAGCGTTTTTAGTCAATATGAGCGACGATGATGGTATGCTGTTGAATTTCTCCACTAATGAAAGTGGTGCTGGTGATTCTAAGCCTTCTTCTACCAAGGTTACCGGTGGGAGATGGAAGGACCGCCGtaagatgaagatgatgatggagGGACGTCCTAATAAGAAACGTAAGATAAATCAACCTGCTGCTActgctgatgctgatgctgatgcTTCTGGTAAGGGTGGTAATACGGATGACGCTAATAATGCAAAAGAATCTACTGGTGAGAAAGTAGTTGAGTTCAGGAATAGCGGTAAATCAAACAATGCCAACAGTAACAATGGTCAAGTGGTTTCCTCGCTTTTCACTTCTAACCGTGAGATCTCGACTGCTGTAAATACCAATGAACGTGATGATTCTACTGAACAAGCGCCATCCAACGCACCTTTGTCTGGAGATTCCTTTGAAGATCTTGGTATTAAAGGAGCGTTATTATCACATTTGAAGgagaaaatgaagattCAAAAGCCTACGAGTATTCAGAAATTGGTGCTATCACATCTGCTGTCTCAATGGACAGGTCAAAATGatgatcttttcatcaatgcGCAGACGGGTTCAGGTAAGACTCTGGCCTTCTTGTTACCCATATTTGCGAGAATTTTGGATATGCAGACCAGAGTTGACCGTAAGTCTGGATGCTTTGCCCTTATAGTGGCCCCTACCCGTGAACTTGCATCTCAAATTTATTCGGTAGCCTCAATGATTAGCAATTGTTGTCACTATTTGGTCCCCTGTCTATTAATTGGTGGCGAGCGTAAGAAATCTGAAAAGGCAAGATTACGCAAAGGTTGTAACTTTATTGTTGGTACACCAGGTCGTGTCTTAgaccatcttcaaaatacaAAAGTGATTCGTGAACAATTCTCCCAGTCTTTGAGATATGTGGTCTTGGATGAGGGTGATAAATTGATGGAACTTGGATTTGAAGAGACAATTACtgaaatcttgaaaattGTACACGATTTTCCATTGGACAACAGTATTTTCCCATCGCTACCATCTAGAATCGTACACGTATTGTGTAGTGCCACTTTGAAAGGTGGTGTTAAGAAATTGGGAGATGTTGCTCTTCAAAATTACAAGCTTTTGAGTAACCGCCAGATCGAAGGTAGTTCAACTGCAAGTGAAGTTCCTGATCAGTTATTGCAAAAGATTGCTATTGTACCGCCCAAATTGAGACTCGTGACTCTGGCAGGTTCATTAGATACAATTACAAAGTCCCATAAAGGATCTGAATCTACCTGTAGAACCATGGTATTTTTATCATGTTCTGATAGTGTAGAGTTCCATTTCCAAGCTTTCTCTTCTAGTGATGAACACCATCGTAATTTAGTTGGTGATACGGTGCGGTTGTTAACTAAGGGTAAtagaattttaccaagTTTCACGGCCGGTGGTGATCCTGAAACCATCTTTTACAAACTACATGGTTCATTGTCTCAACCAATGCGTACTGCTACCTTAGAACATTTTTCTCGTGATGATGAGGCTAGTAAGGGCAAGCACAAGATCATGTTCTGTACCGATGTGGCTAGTAGAGGTCTTGATTTGCCCCATGTGGGTACAGTTATTGAAGTAGATCCACCATTTTCCACCGAGGACCATTTGCATAGAATTGGCCGTACCGCTCGTGCTGGTCAGAGTGGAGAGGCTCTATTGTTTCTTCTACCTGGTGAAGAGGAAGGATATTTGGATTGTATTAAAAGGTTCCATCCTAAAGGTTGGAAATTGCTAAAATATGACAAAGATATTCTTCAACCCGTTTTCCAATCCATGAGCGTGAATAGAAGTGATAGGGAAGGTAAATctaaaaaagaagaggatcCATGGGATAGTAATGTTACCACATGGCATCTAAATGTGGAAAGAAGAATGCTGGAAGATCAAACTCTAAAGTCAATTGCAGTTAAGGGTTTCACCAGCCACATCAGAGCCTATGCTACGCATATTGCAGCTGAAAAACCCTTCTTCAACGTGAAATGTCTACATTTGGGACATTTAGCCAAGAGTTTTGCCTTAAGAGAACGTCCCAAGAGCTTGGCTCAACAGAGCTCCAAAGATGGCGCCAAACAAACCGCCGaaaacaagaagaacaCTGCTAAAATGGGCTCTAAGGATAAAATGTTTCATATGGCCAGGCTGGCTGTTAAACAGAGTGCCAGCGAGTTCAACTATTAG
- the RPC37 gene encoding DNA-directed RNA polymerase III subunit C37 (similar to uniprot|P36121 Saccharomyces cerevisiae YKR025W RPC37 RNA polymerase III subunit C37), which produces MSAESENKLFVTEEEDVTPEPSIAGGQVDAEGDIDLQGNSNGNDENDDDDVIQEIPLNLAGQNEILHIFQYANKPKKIGRRAAEHPFITGARYKGTSSVWELDIPLDETAFYNKDKNEGEWKDANTQTLRGVGVGSEGQYAGFVADGQVYLTPVERIAQLRPHFKYIDEVGQQRKQDDSKNNVTPASQKAQVVTMSVRSVNDPIQSRLAGSLLAHKVEEEEEFVDLTWVEDAFEQFKESMIADSSNHELKPIGDEHDYLENLL; this is translated from the coding sequence ATGAGTGCTGAATCTGAGAATAAGCTATTTGTTACAGAAGAGGAAGACGTGACTCCTGAACCTTCCATTGCTGGTGGTCAAGTGGATGCAGAAGGTGATATTGATCTGCAAGgtaatagtaatggtaatgatgaaaatgatgacgatgatgttattcaagaaattccGTTAAACCTAGCTGGCCAAAATGAGATCTTACACATTTTTCAGTATGCTAATAAGCCAAAGAAGATCGGCAGGCGGGCTGCAGAACATCCATTTATAACCGGTGCTAGATACAAGGGTACATCATCTGTATGGGAATTGGATATCCCCCTAGATGAGACTGCATTTTACAATAAGGATAAAAATGAAGGTGAATGGAAAGATGCCAATACTCAGACTTTGAGAGGTGTTGGTGTGGGAAGTGAAGGACAATATGCAGGTTTCGTTGCTGATGGTCAAGTTTACTTAACACCGGTAGAACGAATTGCACAACTACGACCACATTTCAAATACATCGACGAAGTTGGCCAACAACGAAAGCAAGATGATTCCAAGAATAATGTGACACCCGCTAGTCAAAAGGCTCAAGTAGTTACTATGTCGGTGAGAAGTGTTAACGATCCAATACAAAGTAGGTTAGCAGGATCTCTTCTGGCACATAAAgtggaggaagaagaagaattcgTTGACTTGACATGGGTTGAAGATGCATTCGAACAGTTTAAAGAATCCATGATCGCAGATTCATCTAACCATGAACTGAAACCAATCGGTGACGAACATGACTACTTAGAGAATTTACTTTGA
- the GCN3 gene encoding translation initiation factor eIF2B subunit alpha (highly similar to uniprot|P14741 Saccharomyces cerevisiae YKR026C GCN3 Alpha subunit of the translation initiation factor eIF2B the guanine-nucleotide exchange factor for eIF2 activity subsequently regulated by phosphorylated eIF2 first identified as a positive regulator of GCN4 expression), with amino-acid sequence MSEFSITDTYLKFLEEDPDITMPIAAIEALVTLLRVKNPKTAAEMINTIKSAAKDLTDSIPNSISLRAGCDIFMRFVLRNTHIYGDWESCKQHLIENGQLFVSRSKMSRTKIAQIGCQFIADDDVILVHGFSRAVFSLFKYAAEKFIRFRVVVTESRPTAQGMQLYSLLQEIGIPVIMIVDSAVGSVIDKVNKVFVGAEGVAESGGIINLVGTYSVGVLARNARKPFYVVTECHKFVRMFPLSPVDLSLPEEALDFSKPAEKPLSGPTLDYTAQEYITALITDLGVLTPSAVSEELIKMWYD; translated from the coding sequence ATGTCTGAATTTAGCATTACTGATACTtatttaaaatttttggagGAGGATCCTGATATCACTATGCCTATAGCTGCCATTGAAGCGCTAGTTACTCTTCTGCGAGTGAAAAATCCCAAGACGGCTGCTGAGATGATCAATACTATTAAATCTGCCGCTAAGGATTTAACAGATTCTATTCCTAATTCTATTTCCTTGAGAGCAGGTTGTGATATCTTTATGAGATTTGTTTTGAGGAATACACACATATACGGTGATTGGGAAAGTTGTAAACAGCATTTAATTGAAAATGGTCAGTTATTCGTCTCCAGATCCAAAATGTCTCGTACAAAGATTGCTCAGATTGGCTGTCAATTTATcgctgatgatgatgttatTCTAGTACATGGGTTTTCAAGAGCAGTATTCTCGTTGTTCAAATATGCAGCAGAGAAGTTTATTAGATTCAGAGTTGTGGTAACGGAATCAAGACCAACTGCCCAAGGGATGCAACTTTACTCTttattacaagaaattggaattcCGGTGATTATGATTGTGGACAGTGCCGTCGGTAGTGTTATTGATAAAGTTAATAAAGTATTTGTTGGTGCCGAGGGTGTAGCAGAATCTGGTGGTATCATCAATTTGGTGGGAACTTATTCAGTGGGTGTTCTTGCAAGGAACGCAAGAAAGCCATTTTATGTCGTTACCGAATGTCATAAGTTCGTTCGTATGTTCCCGCTTTCACCAGTAGATTTATCCCTACCTGAAGAAGCTCTAGATTTCAGCAAGCCTGCAGAGAAACCATTAAGTGGACCTACACTGGACTACACGGCACAGGAGTATATTACGGCTCTTATTACAGATTTGGGCGTGTTAACCCCAAGTGCAGTGAgtgaagaattgatcaagatgTGGTACGATTGA
- the MEF2 gene encoding mitochondrial elongation factor MEF2 (similar to uniprot|P39677 Saccharomyces cerevisiae YJL102W MEF2 mitochondrial elongation factor G-like protein): MMLNRLFGSLRTYATRANLSKLRNIGIIAHIDAGKTTTTERMLYYSGKINRIGDVDQGDTITDFLPQERARGITIQSAAISFNWQDNYKINLIDTPGHADFSFEVIRAVKVLDGCVTILDAVAGVEAQTEKVWKQSKNIPKICFINKMDREGAGYSRTVKELITKMRTKVALINMPLFKYDTKTQTNSFEGVIDLVNQKVLKWSAQDPDHVEVIEAIEAASEIKEQFLQGRESLVEALGEFDESLVEYFLDQAEGDYLKIPANLLNQSIRQATLHQHLTPVLCGASFKNIGVQPLLDAVVDYLPSPLDARIPEVNHDHLPMSQDPKVGVLINGNKNLCVAFAFKVITDPIRGTMIFIRVYSGTLNSNSTVYNCSRASKFKLGKLVLLHANVYEETPQLYPGEIGVLSGANVANNVSTGDTIVSHSVKKDGLKSLNKNTELTLRINPIAVPPPVFVVCVEPKTLGNKKAMEEALSLIVREDPSLVVSKDEETGQTLLGGMGELHLEIARDRLLNDLHAGVNIGKVMVSYKEAINESSQESTAENDSGCRFTLSVEPIPLDVPIEETIASDKSGSKWYPLGSDNNYLVVEPHETYKLDNWKLQVPYDSIINAILSSSIAALQKGGKVANFALHSCAVKLKGNWQVPLDMENVTEVLPLTRNLIMGMLDSLPSNDYSVLEPVMNLEVNIPQKDVGPVMQDLTGARKANILSIEDEHEMSETDDSLSSADFHKMAQQQYLPPDMTLKSARLGEIGISNKIIRALVPLREMVAYTNKIRSLTQGRGTFHIDYHGMDRVTQDRLESVINE; this comes from the coding sequence ATGATGCTAAACAGGCTTTTTGGTTCCCTAAGAACGTATGCAACTAGGGCAAATCTTTCGAAACTGAGAAATATAGGTATTATAGCACATATCGATGCTGGTAAGACTACTACAACCGAAAGAATGTTATACTATTCTGGTAAGATCAATAGAATTGGAGATGTAGATCAAGGTGACACCATTACTGATTTTTTACCACAAGAGAGGGCGAGAGGTATAACCATTCAAAGTGCGGCAATATCTTTCAATTGGCAAGATAATTACAAGATAAATTTAATAGATACACCAGGACATGCAGATTTTTCTTTCGAAGTGATTAGGGCCGTTAAAGTTCTGGATGGATGTGTTACCATATTAGATGCAGTAGCAGGTGTCGAGGCACAGACTGAGAAAGTATGGAAGCAATCAAAGAATATACCCAAAATCTGCTTTATCAACAAGATGGATCGTGAAGGTGCTGGATATAGTAGAACTGTTAAAGAACTAATCACTAAGATGAGAACCAAAGTTGCCCTGATTAATATGCCCCTGTTCAAATACGATACCAAGACGCaaaccaattcctttgaagGTGTCATCGACTTGGTTAATCagaaagttttgaaatggTCTGCACAAGACCCTGATCACGTAGAAGTGATTGAGGCGATAGAGGCTGCTTCGGAAATTAAAGAACAATTTCTGCAGGGCAGGGAATCTCTTGTGGAAGCTTTGGGAGAATTTGACGAAAGTTTAGTGGAATATTTCTTGGACCAAGCGGAAGGTGATTATTTAAAGATTCCCGCCAATTTATTGAACCAATCGATAAGACAAGCGACTTTGCATCAGCACTTGACTCCAGTTTTGTGTGGGGCTTcatttaaaaatattgGTGTGCAACCTTTACTTGATGCAGTGGTCGATTACCTACCGTCTCCTTTAGACGCTAGAATCCCAGAGGTCAATCATGATCATTTGCCCATGTCCCAAGATCCTAAAGTAGGTGTTCTCATTAATGGCAATAAAAATTTGTGTGTTGCATTTGCGTTTAAAGTAATAACAGATCCCATAAGAGGAACGATGATTTTTATCAGAGTGTACTCAGGGACATTGAACAGCAATAGTACTGTTTACAACTGTTCTAGAGCTAGCAAATTTAAACTGGGTAAATTGGTTCTACTACATGCCAATGTTTACGAAGAGACGCCTCAACTCTATCCAGGTGAGATTGGTGTTTTGTCAGGTGCTAATGTAGCTAACAATGTTTCTACAGGCGATACTATTGTGAGCCATTCTGTGAAGAAAGATGGATTAAAATCACTAAATAAAAATACCGAATTGACTTTAAGAATTAACCCAATTGCGGTTCCGCCACCTGTTTTTGTTGTCTGTGTAGAACCAAAAACATTGGGAAACAAAAAAGCTATGGAAGAAGCTCTCAGTCTTATTGTGAGGGAGGATCCAAGCTTAGTGGTCTCGAAGGACGAAGAAACTGGTCAAACGCTCTTGGGCGGTATGGGAGAATTACATTTGGAAATTGCCAGAGACAGATTATTGAATGATTTACATGCAGGTGTCAACATCGGTAAAGTAATGGTCTCTTACAAAGAGGCTATCAATGAATCAAGCCAAGAGTCCACTGCCGAAAATGATAGCGGTTGTCGCTTTACACTGTCAGTGGAACCAATACCACTAGATGTTCCGATAGAAGAGACAATTGCCTCTGACAAAAGTGGTTCCAAATGGTATCCACTCGGTAGCGATAATAACTACCTTGTGGTAGAACCTCACGAAACTTACAAATTGGATAATTGGAAGTTACAAGTTCCTTATGATTCAATCATCAATGCAATATTGTCTAGTAGTATCGCAGCTCTACAAAAGGGTGGAAAAGTGGCAAATTTTGCTTTACATTCGTGTGCAGTTAAGTTGAAAGGTAATTGGCAAGTACCTTTGGATATGGAAAATGTTACTGAGGTTTTGCCGCTAACGAGGAATCTCATAATGGGGATGCTTGACTCGTTACCATCCAATGACTATTCTGTGTTAGAACCTGTAATGAATTTGGAAGTTAATATTCCACAAAAGGACGTAGGACCTGTAATGCAGGATCTCACAGGGGCTCGTAAGGCAAATATTCTGTCCATCGAAGATGAACATGAAATGTCCGAAACAGACGATAGTTTAAGCAGTGCTGATTTCCATAAAATGGCACAACAACAGTACTTACCTCCAGACATGACCCTAAAAAGTGCTCGATTGGGGGAAATCGGTATTAGCAACAAGATTATCAGAGCTCTGGTACCGCTCAGAGAGATGGTTGCTTACACGAACAAGATTAGAAGTTTGACTCAAGGAAGAGGTACATTCCACATAGATTATCATGGGATGGATAGAGTTACACAAGATCGTTTGGAGTCTGTAATTAACGAATAA
- the GSH1 gene encoding glutamate--cysteine ligase (similar to uniprot|P32477 Saccharomyces cerevisiae YJL101C GSH1 Gamma glutamylcysteine synthetase catalyzes the first step in the gamma-glutamyl cycle for glutathione (GSH) biosynthesis expression induced by oxidants cadmium and mercury), with protein MGLLSLGTPLSWLESRKYNEHVKRNGIEQLLKVFAAASSRDGDPLAWGDELEYMMVEYDSQDGSGNAMLDVKRDEILTSLNTEYLPLCTAHNVHFHPEYGRYMLEATPHRPYYGYSGEYVEFNMCQRRQVALEKYREMDISKELGILTLAVFPRMGCDEFVNLPAELRDQKNNASRSLFLPDEVINRHIRFPTLTTNIKTRRGEKVCINVPVYVDSKTPMVDDTVYERDWFVPEDKESLLASEPRHIYMDAMGFGMGCCCLQATFQAPNLEMARYLYDSLANLATVMLAASAASPMFKGWLADQDVRWNVISGAVDDRTPFERSKDPLLPKYNPQGLGGIDPSEYDHVQRLPKSRYSTQDLYLGGNKFFSQSYNDTEVPLNRNVLDRLMENDIAPMDYDLAKHFAHLYVRDPLVIFEESLEQDNDHSTNHFENIQSTNWQTLRFKPPTQEAVPDNKEAPGWRVEFRTLEVQLTDFENAAYTALCYLIVESLLTFHNHINAYIPMSDVWSNMTRAHARDALVEGKFAWKDSFEPNETGSSLKSMDEIFHSPKFGIFPVFVDPLLRHKSFVLKNWQELKFSNEHKRLYYYLKLLSDRASGNLPSTARFLRQYVLAHSDYKKDSKVSKQINYDVLKMCDRITRLDDSKQELSQFFGPEIAEYLKNTRPSSTLK; from the coding sequence ATGGGTCTTCTATCATTGGGAACTCCCCTTAGTTGGTTGGAATCTCGCAAGTACAATGAGCATGTAAAAAGGAATGGAATTGAGCAGTTGCTCAAGGTCTTTGCAGCAGCTAGTAGTAGAGACGGTGACCCTTTGGCTTGGGGTGATGAACTTGAATACATGATGGTTGAATACGATTCTCAAGATGGCAGTGGTAATGCCATGCTAGATGTTAAAAGGGATGAGATTCTTACTAGTTTAAACACGGAGTATTTGCCACTGTGCACTGCTCATAACGTCCATTTCCATCCGGAATACGGCAGATATATGCTTGAGGCAACACCTCATAGACCCTATTATGGCTATAGTGGAGAATATGTCGAGTTCAACATGTGTCAGCGGCGACAAGTGGCTCTGGAGAAGTATCGGGAGATGGATATTAGTAAGGAACTAGGAATACTCACTTTAGCGGTTTTCCCTCGAATGGGGTGTGATGAATTCGTCAATTTACCAGCAGAGCTACGTGACCAAAAGAATAATGCATCAAGATCACTTTTCTTGCCGGATGAAGTTATCAACAGGCACATAAGGTTTCCTACATTGACAACAAACATCAAAACCCGTCGTGGTGAGAAAGTCTGCATAAATGTTCCGGTGTATGTGGACTCAAAAACCCCTATGGTGGACGATACCGTTTATGAAAGGGATTGGTTTGTACCAGAGGATAAAGAATCACTTCTTGCCAGTGAACCTCGTCACATTTACATGGACGCAATGGGTTTTGGTATGGGATGTTGTTGTCTGCAAGCAACCTTCCAAGCTCCCAATTTAGAGATGGCAAGATATTTGTACGATTCGTTAGCTAATTTGGCTACTGTCATGCTGGCTGCGTCGGCTGCATCGCCGATGTTCAAAGGTTGGTTGGCAGATCAGGACGTTAGGTGGAATGTCATATCGGGTGCGGTTGATGACAGAACaccttttgaaagaagtaAGGATCCATTATTACCTAAGTACAACCCACAGGGGCTAGGTGGTATTGACCCAAGCGAATACGATCATGTACAAAGATTACCCAAGAGCCGTTATAGCACCCAGGATCTTTACCTTGGTGGTAACAAGTTTTTCTCTCAATCCTATAATGATACTGAGGTTCCTCTTAATAGAAACGTTTTGGACAGATTGATGGAAAATGACATTGCCCCCATGGATTACGATTTGGCCAAACACTTTGCGCACTTGTACGTTAGAGATCCGCTAGTGATTTTCGAAGAGTCATTAGAACAAGATAACGATCATTCTACGAATCATTTCGAAAACATTCAAAGTACTAATTGGCAAACCCTAAGGTTTAAACCACCAACTCAGGAAGCTGTCCCAGATAACAAAGAAGCACCTGGCTGGAGAGTTGAATTTAGAACTTTGGAGGTCCAACTGACAGATTTCGAAAATGCCGCGTACACAGCTTTATGCTACTTGATTGTGGAGTCGTTACTCACTTTCCATAATCACATCAATGCGTACATCCCCATGTCTGATGTTTGGTCAAATATGACAAGAGCTCACGCGAGAGATGCCCTGGTGGAAGGAAAGTTCGCCTGGAAGGATTCGTTTGAGCCTAACGAAACAGGGAGCTCGCTCAAATCtatggatgaaattttccactCACCTAAGTTTGGGATTTTCCCCGTCTTCGTTGACCCATTGTTGCGTCACAAATCTTTTgtattaaagaattggcaGGAATTGAAGTTTTCCAATGAACACAAGAGACTTTATtactatttgaaattgttgtcTGATAGAGCTAGTGGTAATTTACCCAGCACGGCAAGGTTCTTACGCCAATATGTGCTTGCACATAGCGATTATAAGAAGGACTCTAAGGTATCGAAGCAGATTAATTATGATGTTCTAAAGATGTGTGATAGAATAACCCGTTTGGATGATTCAAAACAGGAATTGTCACAATTCTTTGGTCCAGAAATAGCAGAGTATCTAAAGAATACCAgaccttcttcaactttAAAATAG
- the LSB6 gene encoding 1-phosphatidylinositol 4-kinase LSB6 (similar to uniprot|P42951 Saccharomyces cerevisiae YJL100W LSB6 Phosphatidylinositol 4-kinase that binds Las17p which is a homolog of human Wiskott-Aldrich Syndrome protein involved in actin patch assembly and actin polymerization), with protein sequence MPQIDHTASPGQLVTSNTYDWLQQQEGPLHENKQYEVHHSVFKPLDKYAYLSNDPTYAQERERKRQSIRQKFEYVVSECLDAFKTYHVELRRIKAGSSGSYFVYGRDPQSGPLGVFKPKDEEPYGPLSPKWTKWMHRTFFPCFFGRSCLIPNLGYICESAASLLDERLGLGMVPPTDTVVLESHRFYDQMQTWLFLCGVEPRLQKKLGSFQLFLYDYMGAEEFLAKYPLPGMYRDHPSLNQQINQHLKHENQNSSAGPQDKFEWTEVNLMKFRLELEKLIILDYIMRNTDRGLDNWMVKVVPIHRKAGTTWNFHLAAIDNGLTFPWKHPDEWRSYPYGWLYLPVHMLAQPFSESTRRHFLPLLTSEQWWSESYKEFTALFSRDSDFKIRMWRKQWAVLKGQAFNVVETLRDIRQGPLELVRRTRCLVLDEKMQVPIAMPILNTAINERIPIQAGSPMNLYSSPAGINEVAHQREDDDQDHSTAPFTSKTVIIEHLEIVTNTPVLTWC encoded by the coding sequence ATGCCCCAGATAGACCACACGGCATCGCCAGGACAACTAGTGACTTCGAACACCTACGATTGGTTACAGCAGCAAGAGGGTCCCTTGCATGAGAACAAGCAGTATGAAGTTCATCACTCTGTGTTTAAGCCCCTCGATAAGTACGCATATCTGTCCAACGACCCCACGTATGCGCAAGAACGGGAACGTAAGCGTCAGAGTATCCGGCAAAAATTTGAGTACGTGGTTTCTGAATGCCTCGATGCCTTCAAGACTTACCATGTAGAATTGAGGAGAATTAAGGCGGGTTCCAGCGGATCGTATTTTGTTTATGGTAGAGATCCTCAATCCGGACCACTAGGTGTGTTCAAACCTAAGGATGAAGAGCCCTATGGGCCTCTGTCGCCCAAGTGGACAAAATGGATGCATCGCACATTTTTTCCTTGCTTCTTTGGTAGGTCCTGTTTGATTCCTAATCTGGGGTATATCTGTGAATCTGCCGCCAGTCTACTGGATGAGCGGTTGGGACTCGGTATGGTACCGCCCACGGATACGGTTGTGCTTGAGTCCCACAGATTCTACGATCAAATGCAGACCTGGTTGTTTCTATGTGGCGTGGAACCAAGATTACAGAAGAAGTTGGGATCGTTTCAACTGTTTCTCTACGACTATATGGGTGCGGAGGAGTTTCTTGCCAAATATCCGTTACCTGGGATGTATAGAGATCATCCGTCCCTTAATCAGCAAATAAACCAGCATTTGAAGCATGAGAATCAGAATTCGTCTGCGGGACCACAagataaatttgaatggACTGAGGTTAATCTTATGAAATTCAGGTTGGAATTAGAGAAATTAATCATATTAGATTACATTATGCGTAACACAGATAGAGGACTCGACAACTGGATGGTTAAAGTTGTTCCAATTCACAGAAAAGCTGGCACTACTTGGAATTTCCATTTAGCAGCCATAGACAACGGCTTGACTTTCCCCTGGAAGCACCCTGATGAGTGGAGATCATACCCATATGGTTGGTTGTACTTGCCAGTACATATGCTAGCCCAACCATTCTCAGAGTCTACAAGACGTCATTTCCTGCCACTTTTAACCAGCGAACAGTGGTGGTCAGAATCGTATAAGGAGTTCACAGCCTTGTTCAGCAGGGATTCCGATTTTAAGATACGTATGTGGAGGAAGCAGTGGGCAGTTCTCAAGGGTCAAGCATTTAATGTGGTAGAAACTTTAAGAGATATTAGACAGGGACCACTAGAACTTGTAAGACGTACACGGTGCCTGGTGCTCGATGAAAAGATGCAAGTCCCCATAGCAATGCCCATCTTGAACACTGCAATCAATGAAAGGATCCCGATACAAGCAGGATCGCCAATGAACCTCTACAGTTCCCCTGCAGGCATAAACGAGGTAGCACATCAACGAGAAGACGATGACCAAGATCATTCAACAGCTCCCTTCACTTCGAAAACTGTGATCATTGAGCATTTAGAAATCGTGACAAATACGCCAGTACTAACGTGGTGCTAG